The following DNA comes from Anaerostipes rhamnosivorans.
GTTCAACCCGATGATGGGACACCGCGGATGCCGTTTGGCAGTCACATATCCGGAGATCGCCAAGATGCAGACAAGAGCTGTCATGGAAGCTGCCATCGAAGTGAAACAAGAAAAAGGATTTGATATTGTTCCTGAGATCATGATCCCTCTTGTAGGAGAAAAGAAAGAGTTAGCGTTTGTCAAGAATGTTGTTGTTGAGACAGCAGAGAAGGTGAAAGCATATTATGAGTCTGACATTGATTACCACATCGGTACGATGATCGAGATCCCTAGAGCCGCTCTTCTGGCCAATGAAATTGCCGAGGAAGCAGAATTCTTCTCCTTCGGAACTAATGACTTGACACAGATGACCTTTGGATTCTCCCGTGATGATGCCGGTAAGTTCCTGGAGTCATACTATGACAACAAGATCTATGAATCAGATCCATTTGCCAAATTGGATCAGGATGGTGTCGGCCAGTTGATCGCTATGGCAGCAGAAAAGGGAAGATCAACCCGTCCGGATATCAAACTTGGTATCTGTGGAGAGCATGGAGGAGATCCTGCATCCGTTGAATTCTGTCACAAGGTTGGATTAAATTATGTATCCTGCAGCCCATACCGTGTGCCGATCGCAAGGCTTGCAGCAGCACAGGCAGCGCTGAATGATAAAAAATAAGATGTATAATGTATAGTAGAAAAGATCCTGAGCATATTGCTCAGGATCTTTTTTGCCTGCCATCATATCTGTTTTTTCTCCATTGTGGACATCCTTCTTTCGTACATCGTTTTTTCCAGCCGACAGTGATGCACAGTGAAGCCAGGAGCAGAAGGCAGATCATGCCAAATAGAACGGCACGGTAGCTGTCCGTCAGATCGTAGATAAACCCATAACCGGGAACTAACACAATGGAGGCAATGGGTGCGCCCATTGATATCTTGGCAAATATCTTTTCATAGTCTGACTGACCGTAAAATTTCAGTGTAAGGATCGGGGCTAAAACCATGATACCAGAGCTTACCAGCCCGTGAAGGAAAGTGGAAACAGCAAATACGACAAAGCTCCTCTGGCTTAAGAGAAATCCGGACACTGCAGTGATGCCGATGCCGATCATTCCGTAGCAGGTTTTGAGACTGCCGATCTTATCGCTGATGATCCCGATGGCAACGGAGCCGATGGCACTGCCGATGGAGGCATATGCCAGAGCCGATCCGGTTTTCCTAACACTGTAACCCAACAGGGAACCATAGGTAGGAATATGCTGGGTAAAGACACCGATCCCGGTGATAGCGATCATAAAAAGCAGCAGCAAATAAAAAGAGGCAGAATGCAGCGCAGTTTTTTCTGGAATCTCCAGCTGGTCCTTTTGGGTGAAGTTGGAGTTTTTTCCTGCTGTTTCAGTATCCGCGCCAAACGGAAGAAGATGTTTTTCTTCCGGCCGGTTTTTAAGAAGAATAAAAGCGGTGAAAAGTACCACGGCAAAGGTAATTCCACCTATGAAAAAATAACCTGTTCTCCAGCCAAACTGTGTGATGATATTTGAAGTCACCGGCTGAAGTACTGCACCGAACAGGCCTACAAAGGCCATCTGGATGCCGAGCATAGTGCCTGCATTTTTTGAAAACCATCGGTTGATCAGGATAGGTCCCAGCAGATTTACTAAAATGGTGGCGCCCATGGCATGGGGAATGGCCAGCAGGTACCATCCGTAAACTTTGTTCAAGAACCCAAAACCGGCGAATGAGAGAGCCTGCAGGACAGCTCCTGCCACAGCCATGATTCGGATATCATATTTGTTGATCAGACGGCCTGCGTAGGGGAGCCAAAACACCATGACAATGGAGGTGATACTTAAATAGATGGAAAGACTTCCAATTCCAACACCAATCTCCTGGGAAACCGGAGACAAGAAGAGGCCGGAAGTCATATTGATACCTCCGCCTGCAAATCCCCTTATAAGGATGACAGCCGCTAGGATAAACCATGCATAATGTAATTTTACTTTTTTCATGTTTCCTCCGTCTTTTTAATGATTAGTATCCTCGGTAGGAATGTGTTTTATTCATGACATTTTCTACATGATTTCCGTTCGGCTCTTAGAATGCCTCACTCCAATCATGTAGAAAATGGACGTAATGTCTGCTGGAGAAGGGCTTCTGTCAAAAAGGAGCCACTTTTCGAAAGTTATTCACCACTATTGAAGGAGCGCATTTCAAAAGCGCGACGGAAATAGTGGTGAATAACTCATGACATGTTCCATATGATTCCCGTTCGGCTCTTAGAATGCTTTACTCCAATCATATAGAACATGGATGTAATATCTGCTGAATAAAGATGGCGACTAAATAGAAGGTGTTTTCTACGATAGTTGTTTATTGAGAATAATTCCTTTTTAGAAATCTTGAGAATGCACGCTTCGTCTGATACACTATAGATAGTTAGCGATTGCTAACCTACAGTGAATAAATCATGGAGAACTCTTTTGCCCTGTGTTTCGCAGGGCAGAGGGGACACGACAGAAAGGATACAGTATGGATTATTTAGAGATTGAAAAGGTCATAGGAAGGGAAATTATTGATTCCAGGGGAAATCCTACAGTGGAAGCAGAAGTTCTTTTAGCCGGCGGGACAATCGGACGGGGCACAGCACCCAGCGGAGCTTCAACTGGAGAATTTGAGGCGTTGGAATTAAGAGACGGAGATAAGGAGCGTTTTGGAGGAAAAGGTGTGTCCAAGGCAGTTCATAATATTAATACGATCATTAACGATACTTTAAAAGGGATGGATGCATCCGATACTTACGCGGTGGACAGAGCGATGATCAGCGTAGACGGAACAAAGGATAAATCAAAGCTTGGGGCCAATGCGATCCTTGCGGTTTCGATTGCATGCGCAAAGGCGGCATCGGCAGGCCTGGATCTGCCATTATACCGTTTTCTGGGCGGTGTTAATGCCAACCGTCTTCCGGTGCCGATGATGAACATTTTAAACGGAGGTGCCCATGCGGCCAACACCGTCGATGTACAGGAGTTTATGATCATGCCTGTGGGAGCAGAAAATTTCAGGGAAGCACTCCGGTGGTGTACGGAAGTATTCCACGCCTTGGCAGCTTTGCTGAAATCCAAAGGGCTGGCAACCTCCGTGGGTGATGAAGGCGGGTTTGCGCCTGACCTTGCAAGTGATGAGGAAGCCATCGAATATATTTTGGAAGCTGTTCAGGCAGCGGGATATGAGCCGGGCAGTGATTTTGTTCTGGCTATGGATGCTGCTTCCAGCGAGTGGAAAGGCGCGAACAAAGGTGAATATATTCTTCCTAAGAGTGGCAAGAAATTTACCTCAGAAGAACTGGTGGACCACTGGAAATCACTTTGTGAGAAATATCCGATCAGCTCCATTGAGGATGGATTGGATGAGGAAGACTGGGACGGCTGGAAATACATGACCCAGGAGCTTGGAGAGAAAATCCAGCTGGTGGGAGATGACTTATTTGTAACGAATACGGAACGCCTTGGAAAAGGTATCAAGATGGGATGCGGAAATTCTATCTTGATCAAGCTGAACCAGATCGGTTCTGTGTCGGAGACATTGGAAGCTATTAAGATGGCCCATAAAGCGGGTTACACAGCGGTCACATCCCACCGTTCAGGGGAGACAGAAGACACGACCATCGCAGATCTCGCTGTTGCACTTAATACCGGACAGATCAAAACCGGTGCACCGAGCAGAAGTGAGAGGGTGGCAAAATATAATCAGCTTCTGAGGATTGAAGAGGAACTGGGGGAAAGTGCCGTATACCCGGGAGTCGGAACATTTTAGACTTCAAATGGTAAAATTCTGAGTTTATCAAATCATAAAAAACAGAGAGAGATACATATTTTGCTGTATCTCTCTCTGTTTTTTTCATAAAATTTATCGTTTCGGAGATTCTATGGAGTGAGAACAGTATTTTGAGTATAAACGATAATAATTCTTATTGTTATTATTGATATTGACCTGAAAACTGGAATCGTATATACTGCAGATAGTTAGTCAATACTAACCAATAAGGGAATTGAAAATAAAGGAGGACAACAGCATGTCATTAATAGGGAAAGAAGTTACAGATTTTAAAGTACAGTCTTACCAGGGAAATGAATTCAAAGAGGTCACAAAAGAAGATATCATGGGACAATGGTCCGTATTCTTTTTTTATCCGGCAGATTTTACCTTTGTCTGCCCTACGGAATTAGAAGATTTAGCAAATAAATATGAAGATTTTAAAAAAGCAGGCTGTGAGATTTATTCAGTGTCATGTGACACACATTTTGTGCACAAAGCATGGCATGATGCATCAAAGACAATAAAGAAGATCCAGTATCCGATGCTGGCAGATCCAACTGGTGTATTAGCCAGGGACTTTGATGTTATGATTGAGGAAAATGGACTTGCGGAGAGAGGAAGCTTCATCGTCAACCCGGAAGGAAAAATTGTTGCCTATGAAGTAATCGCCGGCAATGTAGGAAGAAATGCGGAAGAATTA
Coding sequences within:
- a CDS encoding MFS transporter; translation: MKKVKLHYAWFILAAVILIRGFAGGGINMTSGLFLSPVSQEIGVGIGSLSIYLSITSIVMVFWLPYAGRLINKYDIRIMAVAGAVLQALSFAGFGFLNKVYGWYLLAIPHAMGATILVNLLGPILINRWFSKNAGTMLGIQMAFVGLFGAVLQPVTSNIITQFGWRTGYFFIGGITFAVVLFTAFILLKNRPEEKHLLPFGADTETAGKNSNFTQKDQLEIPEKTALHSASFYLLLLFMIAITGIGVFTQHIPTYGSLLGYSVRKTGSALAYASIGSAIGSVAIGIISDKIGSLKTCYGMIGIGITAVSGFLLSQRSFVVFAVSTFLHGLVSSGIMVLAPILTLKFYGQSDYEKIFAKISMGAPIASIVLVPGYGFIYDLTDSYRAVLFGMICLLLLASLCITVGWKKRCTKEGCPQWRKNRYDGRQKRS
- the eno gene encoding phosphopyruvate hydratase, encoding MDYLEIEKVIGREIIDSRGNPTVEAEVLLAGGTIGRGTAPSGASTGEFEALELRDGDKERFGGKGVSKAVHNINTIINDTLKGMDASDTYAVDRAMISVDGTKDKSKLGANAILAVSIACAKAASAGLDLPLYRFLGGVNANRLPVPMMNILNGGAHAANTVDVQEFMIMPVGAENFREALRWCTEVFHALAALLKSKGLATSVGDEGGFAPDLASDEEAIEYILEAVQAAGYEPGSDFVLAMDAASSEWKGANKGEYILPKSGKKFTSEELVDHWKSLCEKYPISSIEDGLDEEDWDGWKYMTQELGEKIQLVGDDLFVTNTERLGKGIKMGCGNSILIKLNQIGSVSETLEAIKMAHKAGYTAVTSHRSGETEDTTIADLAVALNTGQIKTGAPSRSERVAKYNQLLRIEEELGESAVYPGVGTF
- the ahpC gene encoding alkyl hydroperoxide reductase subunit C, which encodes MSLIGKEVTDFKVQSYQGNEFKEVTKEDIMGQWSVFFFYPADFTFVCPTELEDLANKYEDFKKAGCEIYSVSCDTHFVHKAWHDASKTIKKIQYPMLADPTGVLARDFDVMIEENGLAERGSFIVNPEGKIVAYEVIAGNVGRNAEELFRRVQASQFVAEHGDEVCPAKWQPGAETLKPSLDLVGLI